A single Archangium lipolyticum DNA region contains:
- a CDS encoding proline dehydrogenase family protein, with amino-acid sequence MDQATQLSRSALLFLSRREGLKDVATGVPALRRISRRFIAGETLEEAVAAVKELNARGLTVSFDHLNEAVRNADETLDEVREYLRLLARIDQVGVRGNVSLKLTQCGLLFDPELALRNAREVVADAKRRGTFVRVDMEQSEVTQATLDVVRALHREFGQPHVGAVLQSYLYRTEADARALCAEGIRIRLCKGAYLEGPEVAYQDKKDVDENYVRAMRILLDSGLYHGIATHDERMIDETLAYARKRGLARGAFEFQMLYGIRRDLQERLVGEGYPVRVYVPYGRHWYPYFMRRLAERPANVWFVMKNLLKG; translated from the coding sequence ATGGACCAGGCCACCCAACTGTCCCGCTCCGCCCTGCTGTTCCTCTCACGCCGTGAGGGATTGAAGGACGTCGCCACCGGCGTACCGGCGCTGCGCCGCATCTCCCGCCGCTTCATCGCGGGCGAGACGCTGGAGGAAGCCGTCGCCGCGGTGAAGGAATTGAACGCGCGCGGGCTGACCGTCTCCTTCGACCACCTCAACGAGGCGGTGCGCAACGCGGACGAGACGCTCGACGAGGTGCGCGAGTACCTCCGTCTCCTGGCGCGCATCGACCAGGTGGGCGTGCGCGGCAACGTGTCCTTGAAGCTCACGCAGTGCGGCCTGCTCTTCGACCCGGAGCTGGCGCTGCGCAACGCGCGCGAGGTGGTGGCGGACGCGAAGCGGCGCGGCACCTTCGTGCGCGTGGACATGGAGCAGAGCGAGGTGACACAGGCCACGCTGGACGTGGTGCGCGCGCTGCACCGCGAGTTCGGCCAGCCGCACGTGGGCGCGGTGCTGCAGAGCTACCTCTACCGCACCGAGGCCGACGCGCGAGCCCTGTGCGCCGAGGGCATCCGCATCCGCCTGTGCAAGGGCGCCTACCTCGAGGGTCCCGAGGTGGCGTACCAGGACAAGAAGGACGTGGATGAGAATTACGTGCGTGCCATGCGCATCCTGCTCGACAGCGGGCTGTACCACGGCATCGCCACGCACGATGAGCGGATGATCGACGAGACGCTGGCCTACGCCCGGAAGAGGGGGCTGGCGCGCGGCGCCTTCGAGTTCCAGATGCTCTATGGCATCCGGAGGGACTTGCAGGAGCGGCTGGTGGGGGAGGGCTACCCGGTGCGCGTCTACGTGCCGTATGGCAGGCACTGGTACCCGTACTTCATGCGCCGGCTCGCGGAACGTCCGGCGAACGTCTGGTTCGTGATGAAGAACCTGCTGAAGGGGTAG
- a CDS encoding alpha/beta fold hydrolase produces MREATLPAIPRLVPEPEEIQQGYELSFEQRMVRGAPVRLFTFPGGSLDASRTVLCLPGLGASGRSFAPMRPLAPEHRFLLWTPTPQTPLTHTPLQWNMASLEHPDAGLPERFALVGSSFGSLISIAFALAHPERLKALVLVSPVASVHRVRRWALALSTLVRMPKPFAYVFAPTVARILGGRHLPPEGRAEIVREARRLSPLELLRRLEDILAADYLDDLERLRVPTLILHGARDLLVPLSYARDVASRIPGSRLEVIREASHLPYMSHTDSFNAFVGDFLAQHDS; encoded by the coding sequence ATGCGTGAAGCCACCCTTCCCGCCATCCCCCGGCTCGTCCCCGAGCCGGAGGAGATTCAACAGGGGTATGAGCTGTCCTTCGAGCAGCGGATGGTGCGTGGCGCTCCGGTGCGCCTCTTCACCTTCCCCGGCGGCAGCCTGGACGCGTCCCGGACCGTGCTGTGTCTGCCTGGATTGGGAGCCTCTGGACGCTCGTTCGCTCCCATGCGTCCGCTGGCACCCGAGCACCGGTTCCTCCTGTGGACCCCGACGCCGCAGACGCCCCTGACCCATACACCCCTCCAATGGAACATGGCCTCGCTGGAGCACCCGGACGCGGGGCTGCCCGAGCGCTTCGCCCTGGTGGGCTCGTCCTTCGGAAGCCTCATCTCCATCGCCTTCGCGCTGGCCCACCCCGAGCGGTTGAAGGCGCTGGTGCTGGTCTCTCCGGTGGCCAGCGTGCACCGGGTGCGCAGGTGGGCCCTGGCCCTGTCGACGCTCGTGCGCATGCCCAAACCCTTCGCCTATGTCTTCGCCCCCACCGTGGCGCGCATCCTGGGTGGACGCCACCTGCCCCCCGAGGGCCGGGCGGAGATCGTCCGCGAGGCGCGCCGGCTGTCGCCCCTGGAGCTGCTGCGGCGGTTGGAAGACATCCTCGCCGCGGACTACCTGGATGACCTGGAGCGCCTGCGCGTGCCCACGCTCATCCTCCACGGCGCCAGGGATTTGCTGGTGCCCCTCTCGTATGCGCGGGACGTGGCCTCGCGCATCCCCGGCTCGCGGCTGGAGGTCATCCGCGAGGCCAGCCACCTGCCGTACATGAGCCACACGGATTCCTTCAACGCCTTCGTCGGCGACTTCCTCGCCCAGCACGACTCGTGA
- a CDS encoding hemerythrin domain-containing protein: MGPFEMLSGKQWELLECFAALESGEGEVPSAERVERMLEALWLHVRLTERHVQPLVVRVEGHARALQEAEVLLTLHELMAELECFPRGSPEWFARLGAMEDAALAHVRSLELQLFPRLASALAAHEQADLVRALAATRETLWMEMRRTRRAFRAVPELEMPVQ; encoded by the coding sequence ATGGGGCCTTTCGAGATGTTGTCTGGGAAGCAGTGGGAGTTGCTGGAGTGCTTCGCGGCGCTGGAGTCGGGCGAGGGCGAGGTGCCGTCAGCGGAGCGGGTGGAGAGGATGCTGGAGGCGCTCTGGCTGCACGTCCGGCTCACGGAGCGTCATGTGCAGCCCCTGGTGGTCAGGGTCGAGGGCCACGCGCGGGCCCTCCAGGAGGCGGAGGTCCTCCTGACGTTGCACGAGTTGATGGCCGAGTTGGAGTGTTTCCCCCGGGGCAGCCCGGAGTGGTTCGCCAGGCTCGGGGCCATGGAGGACGCGGCGCTCGCGCATGTGCGTTCGTTGGAATTACAGCTCTTTCCTCGTCTGGCCTCGGCACTCGCAGCCCATGAACAGGCTGACCTCGTCCGGGCGCTGGCGGCCACACGCGAGACATTGTGGATGGAAATGCGACGCACCCGTCGTGCGTTCCGCGCGGTGCCAGAGCTGGAGATGCCTGTTCAATAG
- a CDS encoding sensor histidine kinase: MQVPGNNFVVAVERMSRALEQLASSPSASAVLQEVVYCAGASLGLERAAVAWLDTDGLLLTQASPGLAPDAVAACGRCLLDGPRLERTPWLFHRGEPGLEPVLAEAMARMGAVSLLALSVLTSSGGCVGVLLGPSCELRAYTPEETRRFTLYAQLAGLAIERGRLVASGRTAALQARAEAEQAELLRLTSFQAVTEAFGRALTREDVGRAVLELGVPAVGAVGGTVHQVSADGRSVELVAAVGASPESFATLRTLPRTMPEMPGYDAAARGMPVWLESLEEARVRYPAFSVYLVTQSCQAFAFLPLMVEQRCLGLLAFGFAQARHFTELQRTLMLGLARQCAQALERARLYENERTARLLAEAAGQRLQLLADAGVLLSGSLEWESTVASVAQLAVGVFSDWCAVDFLDEHGALRRLTVQHSEPERSLLHDKLLEFTPDRARPSAIADVVRTGRAQLVTGVVPASQVPAEGSSPSRQDAGGSFIIVPLVARQRTLGSMSFVRGPARTPFTGADLSLAEDLAARAGLAIDNARLLRKARAAEAESRRNAARLRILVDVDRLLAEAGLDLPAVLDVIARKVSEVVGDGCVLQLMAEDGAFLEPVTIHHPDPEARWLLAGTVHARRQRLGEGLHGGVVAHGRVMLLPDVDVEEARASGGLPEYLPYLERYGSQSLLVVPLAVKGRVFGTLGVVRDVAGGRPYGEEDQLLLRSLAERAALAIEDARLYGAATEAVRLRDDFLSVAGHELKTPLSALRLQIQLLARMARDVATTPGLSERVEKAERTSERLGALIDELMDAGRITSGKMKLEREELDLSVLARDAVGRMSEALARVGSEVRLVADAQVLGRWDRVRLEQVVGNLLSNAAKYGRGLPVEVRVESGDTGRARLVVKDSGIGIAPEDQARIFERFERAATGRQFHGLGLGLWISREIIESHGGYISVRSAPGEGSTFTVELPRE; the protein is encoded by the coding sequence ATGCAAGTGCCCGGAAACAACTTCGTCGTCGCGGTGGAGCGCATGTCTCGCGCTCTGGAGCAGCTCGCGTCCTCGCCGTCGGCCTCGGCGGTGTTGCAGGAGGTGGTGTATTGCGCGGGGGCCTCACTGGGCCTGGAGCGCGCGGCGGTGGCATGGTTGGACACGGACGGGTTGCTGCTGACACAGGCCTCGCCCGGCCTGGCGCCGGATGCGGTGGCCGCATGCGGGCGCTGCCTGCTGGATGGTCCTCGTCTGGAGCGGACGCCGTGGCTCTTCCACCGGGGAGAGCCGGGGCTGGAGCCGGTGCTGGCCGAGGCGATGGCCCGGATGGGAGCCGTGTCGCTGCTGGCGCTGTCCGTGCTCACCTCGAGCGGCGGGTGCGTGGGCGTGTTGCTGGGGCCCTCGTGCGAGTTGCGGGCCTATACCCCGGAGGAGACGCGGCGCTTCACCCTCTACGCGCAGCTGGCCGGGCTCGCCATCGAGCGGGGCCGGCTGGTGGCCTCCGGACGCACCGCCGCGCTCCAGGCCCGCGCCGAGGCCGAGCAGGCCGAGCTGCTGCGCCTCACCAGCTTCCAGGCGGTGACGGAGGCCTTCGGCCGCGCCCTCACCCGTGAGGACGTGGGCCGGGCCGTGCTGGAGCTGGGCGTGCCCGCCGTGGGCGCCGTGGGCGGCACCGTGCATCAGGTCTCGGCGGATGGGCGCTCGGTGGAGCTGGTGGCCGCGGTGGGCGCCAGTCCGGAGTCCTTCGCCACCTTGCGCACCCTGCCCAGGACAATGCCCGAGATGCCCGGCTACGACGCGGCCGCCCGGGGGATGCCCGTGTGGCTGGAGTCCCTGGAGGAGGCCCGGGTCCGCTATCCCGCCTTCTCCGTGTACCTGGTCACCCAGTCCTGTCAGGCCTTCGCCTTCCTTCCGCTCATGGTGGAGCAGCGCTGTCTGGGGTTGCTGGCCTTCGGCTTCGCCCAGGCGCGGCACTTCACCGAGTTGCAGCGCACCCTCATGCTGGGCCTGGCCCGCCAGTGCGCGCAGGCCCTCGAACGGGCGCGCCTCTATGAGAACGAGCGCACCGCGCGCCTGCTCGCGGAGGCCGCCGGGCAGCGGCTGCAATTGCTGGCGGACGCGGGCGTGCTGCTGTCCGGCTCGCTGGAGTGGGAGTCGACGGTGGCCAGCGTGGCGCAGCTCGCGGTGGGCGTCTTCTCGGACTGGTGCGCCGTGGACTTCCTCGACGAGCACGGCGCCTTGCGGCGGCTCACCGTGCAGCACTCCGAGCCCGAGCGCTCGCTGTTGCATGACAAGCTCCTGGAATTCACCCCGGATCGCGCCCGGCCCTCGGCCATCGCCGACGTGGTGCGCACCGGACGCGCGCAGCTCGTCACCGGCGTGGTGCCCGCCTCGCAGGTTCCGGCGGAGGGCTCCTCCCCCTCGCGGCAGGACGCGGGTGGCTCGTTCATCATCGTCCCCCTGGTGGCGCGCCAGCGCACCCTGGGCTCCATGTCCTTCGTGCGCGGGCCGGCGCGCACGCCCTTCACCGGGGCGGATCTGTCACTCGCGGAGGACCTGGCCGCCCGCGCGGGGCTCGCCATCGACAACGCGCGTCTGCTGCGCAAGGCCCGCGCCGCCGAGGCCGAGTCCCGCCGCAACGCCGCCCGCCTGCGCATCCTCGTGGACGTGGACCGGCTGCTGGCCGAGGCGGGGTTGGACCTGCCCGCGGTGCTGGATGTGATTGCCCGGAAGGTGTCCGAAGTGGTGGGCGACGGGTGCGTGCTCCAGCTCATGGCCGAGGACGGCGCCTTCCTGGAGCCCGTCACCATCCACCACCCGGACCCCGAGGCGCGCTGGTTGCTGGCCGGCACGGTGCACGCCCGGCGGCAGCGGCTGGGCGAGGGGCTCCACGGTGGGGTCGTCGCCCATGGGCGTGTGATGCTGTTGCCGGACGTGGACGTGGAGGAGGCGCGTGCGTCCGGCGGTTTGCCCGAGTACCTGCCCTACCTGGAAAGGTATGGATCGCAGAGCCTGCTGGTGGTGCCGCTGGCGGTGAAGGGGCGGGTGTTCGGCACGCTCGGCGTGGTGCGCGACGTGGCCGGCGGGCGCCCCTATGGCGAGGAGGATCAGCTGCTGCTGCGGAGCCTCGCGGAGCGGGCCGCGCTGGCCATCGAGGACGCCCGGCTGTACGGCGCGGCCACCGAGGCCGTACGCCTTCGCGATGATTTCCTCTCGGTGGCGGGTCATGAGCTGAAGACGCCCCTGAGCGCGCTGCGGCTCCAGATTCAATTGCTGGCGCGCATGGCGCGCGACGTGGCCACCACCCCGGGCCTGTCCGAGCGCGTGGAGAAGGCCGAGCGCACCAGCGAGCGGCTGGGGGCGCTCATCGACGAGCTGATGGACGCGGGCCGCATCACCTCGGGGAAGATGAAGCTGGAGCGCGAGGAGCTGGACCTGTCGGTGCTGGCTCGCGACGCCGTGGGGCGCATGTCCGAGGCGCTCGCCCGTGTGGGCAGCGAGGTGCGGCTCGTGGCTGACGCACAGGTCCTGGGACGGTGGGACCGCGTCCGGTTGGAGCAGGTGGTGGGGAACTTGTTGTCCAATGCGGCCAAGTATGGGCGGGGTCTGCCCGTGGAGGTTCGCGTGGAGTCCGGCGACACGGGCCGCGCCCGGCTCGTGGTGAAGGATTCCGGGATTGGCATCGCTCCCGAGGACCAGGCCCGGATCTTCGAACGCTTCGAGCGCGCCGCCACCGGCAGGCAGTTCCACGGGCTCGGTCTGGGACTGTGGATTTCACGGGAGATCATTGAATCCCACGGCGGCTATATCTCCGTACGCAGTGCTCCAGGGGAGGGGTCTACTTTCACCGTGGAGCTTCCTCGCGAGTAG
- a CDS encoding Uma2 family endonuclease — MTAMTLESSSPLAHLEPYPSRRPGAIPRATRPAVSPRAATLHAYAASQLGAELIATYGAGRGAPGSWLLLSGLEIHLGQSPIAPDLLGWRRERIPRLPRGSSGIALPPDWVCEVLSHPEERARLLPLYAREGIQHVWLVDPEVRTLEVLELDGRRYSLTALHSGASTVRAEPFGALELPLRLLWAE, encoded by the coding sequence ATGACCGCCATGACGCTCGAAAGCTCCAGCCCTCTCGCCCACCTCGAGCCCTATCCCTCCCGCCGCCCGGGAGCCATCCCCCGGGCCACGCGCCCCGCCGTCAGCCCTCGCGCCGCCACGCTCCATGCGTACGCCGCCTCCCAGCTCGGCGCCGAGCTCATCGCCACCTATGGCGCCGGCCGCGGCGCCCCCGGCTCCTGGCTCCTGCTCTCCGGTCTCGAAATCCACCTCGGGCAGAGCCCCATCGCCCCGGATCTGCTCGGCTGGCGCCGTGAGCGCATCCCCCGCCTGCCTCGCGGCTCCTCCGGCATCGCCCTCCCCCCGGATTGGGTCTGTGAGGTGCTCTCGCACCCCGAGGAGCGCGCCCGGTTGTTGCCCCTCTACGCCCGCGAGGGCATCCAGCACGTGTGGCTCGTGGACCCCGAGGTGCGCACCCTGGAGGTGCTCGAGCTCGACGGCCGCCGCTACTCCCTGACGGCTCTGCACTCGGGCGCAAGCACCGTTCGTGCCGAACCTTTCGGTGCGCTGGAGCTTCCATTGCGCCTTCTGTGGGCGGAATGA
- a CDS encoding cell wall protein gives MSVDKAFREMVRNEIESQLKPLRELVSRLEEGTADLDKLRSVAEQLAPLASAVGPLFGVAGGGGGGGAAAARGAGRRGPGRPARSAAPAPVAASSGGKKRGRKPAAEGGARDCAIIGCGKPSRTKGYCAAHYQKLRMLEKTNRRPSAWVDYAEPNSVEDLKLPRGRAAAKALAESQKNAG, from the coding sequence ATGTCGGTCGACAAGGCATTCCGGGAGATGGTTCGTAACGAGATCGAGTCGCAGCTCAAGCCGCTGCGCGAGCTGGTGTCGCGGCTGGAGGAGGGCACGGCGGATCTCGACAAGCTCCGGAGCGTGGCGGAGCAGCTGGCGCCCCTGGCCAGCGCCGTGGGCCCCCTGTTCGGCGTGGCTGGCGGTGGTGGCGGCGGCGGTGCTGCTGCTGCCCGCGGCGCGGGCCGTCGTGGCCCGGGCCGTCCCGCCCGGAGCGCGGCGCCGGCTCCCGTGGCGGCCTCGTCCGGTGGCAAGAAGCGCGGCCGCAAGCCGGCCGCCGAGGGTGGTGCGCGTGATTGCGCCATCATCGGCTGCGGCAAGCCCAGCCGCACCAAGGGGTACTGCGCCGCGCACTACCAGAAGCTGCGCATGCTCGAGAAGACCAACCGCCGCCCGTCGGCCTGGGTGGACTACGCCGAGCCGAACAGCGTGGAGGACCTCAAGCTGCCGCGCGGTCGCGCCGCCGCCAAGGCGCTGGCCGAGTCCCAGAAGAACGCGGGCTGA
- a CDS encoding addiction module protein, whose product MDDAENSAQEETTQEQLAELDRRLAELDEHPEAGESWDTVRARILDSL is encoded by the coding sequence ATGGACGACGCCGAGAACTCCGCCCAGGAGGAAACCACGCAAGAGCAACTCGCCGAACTCGACAGGCGGCTCGCAGAGCTGGATGAGCACCCCGAGGCGGGTGAATCCTGGGATACGGTCAGGGCACGCATCCTCGACTCGTTGTGA
- the gor gene encoding glutathione-disulfide reductase: MPQYDFDLFTLGAGSGGVAASRRAGSYGARVAICEDNRIGGTCVHRGCVPKKLLVYGAHFRHDFEDAAGYGWSLSEPGFDWKKLQEAKDKELERLDGVYRRLLRDSGVKLIEGRGRLVDAHTVEVSGQRYTAERILVATGSRPFLPEVPGIEHVISSDGALGLPELPRRIAIVGGGYIGVEFAGIFNALGAKVTMLIRGDTVLRGFDNDIRAMLTQEMRKKGIDLRPETFVRDIEKRADGTLSLLTRMGDTLEADAVLYATGRVPNTQGIGLAEVGVRLDERGAVEVDEWSRTSVDNVYAVGDVTDRINLTPVAIAEGRALAETLFHDNPTKMDHTGVASAVFSQPPVGTVGCTEREARERHGKVDVYVSNFRPMKHTLSGRDERSMMKLVVERDSGRVLGFHMVGADAPEIIQGLAVALKCGVTKKQLDSTVGIHPTAAEEFVTMRDKRPDPEEDAARELGHDARQH, from the coding sequence ATGCCCCAGTACGACTTTGATCTGTTCACCCTCGGCGCGGGCTCGGGCGGTGTGGCGGCGAGCCGCCGCGCGGGCTCGTACGGTGCTCGCGTCGCCATCTGCGAGGACAACCGCATCGGTGGCACGTGTGTGCACCGCGGTTGTGTGCCCAAGAAGCTGCTCGTCTACGGGGCCCACTTCCGTCATGACTTCGAGGACGCGGCGGGCTACGGCTGGTCCCTCTCCGAGCCCGGCTTCGATTGGAAGAAGCTCCAGGAGGCCAAGGACAAGGAGTTGGAGCGGCTCGATGGTGTGTACAGGCGGTTGCTCCGGGACTCGGGGGTGAAGCTCATCGAGGGTCGGGGCCGGCTGGTGGACGCGCACACGGTCGAGGTGAGCGGCCAGCGCTACACGGCGGAGCGCATCCTGGTGGCCACGGGCTCGCGTCCGTTCCTCCCCGAGGTGCCGGGCATCGAGCACGTCATCTCCTCGGACGGAGCGCTGGGCCTGCCGGAGCTGCCGCGCCGCATCGCCATCGTGGGCGGGGGCTACATCGGGGTGGAGTTCGCGGGCATCTTCAACGCGTTGGGCGCCAAGGTGACGATGCTCATCCGGGGCGACACCGTGCTGCGCGGTTTCGACAACGACATCCGCGCGATGCTCACCCAGGAGATGCGCAAGAAGGGCATCGACCTGCGGCCGGAGACCTTCGTCCGTGACATCGAGAAGCGGGCGGACGGCACGCTGAGCCTGCTGACGCGGATGGGGGACACGCTCGAGGCGGACGCGGTGCTGTACGCCACGGGGCGCGTGCCCAACACCCAGGGGATCGGCCTGGCGGAGGTGGGCGTGCGGCTGGACGAGCGCGGCGCGGTCGAGGTGGACGAGTGGTCTCGCACCAGCGTGGACAATGTCTACGCCGTGGGCGACGTGACGGACCGCATCAACCTCACGCCGGTGGCCATCGCCGAGGGGCGCGCGCTGGCCGAGACGCTCTTCCACGACAACCCCACGAAGATGGACCACACGGGGGTGGCCTCCGCCGTGTTCAGCCAGCCCCCCGTGGGCACCGTGGGGTGCACCGAGCGCGAGGCCCGTGAGCGTCACGGCAAGGTGGACGTCTACGTGTCCAACTTCCGGCCCATGAAGCACACGCTGAGCGGGCGCGACGAGCGCTCGATGATGAAGCTCGTCGTCGAGCGTGACAGCGGGCGCGTCCTGGGCTTCCACATGGTGGGCGCCGACGCTCCCGAAATCATCCAGGGCCTGGCGGTGGCGCTCAAGTGTGGCGTCACCAAGAAGCAGCTCGACTCGACGGTGGGCATCCACCCCACGGCCGCCGAGGAGTTCGTGACCATGCGCGACAAGCGTCCGGACCCCGAGGAGGACGCCGCCCGGGAGCTCGGCCACGACGCCCGCCAACACTGA
- a CDS encoding tryptophan 2,3-dioxygenase has translation MLGFMNKRELEPGIFTDLAGRTTYGEYLQLDRLLSAQVPRSQPPHHDELLFIIQHQTSELWMKLLVHELTAVIRYIQSDNLEPSFKIFSRVGHIQRMLFEQWSVLETLTPNEYLEFRGALGQASGFQSHQYRALEFLLGHKDAHALGPFRHLPGVHAELERILESPSVYDEFLRHLGRKGLGVPADRLERDWRQPYEKSDAVMEVFRHIYENTERYWDAYEMCEKLVDVEERFQLWRYRHMMTVMRVIGFKPGTGGSSGVGFLRKALDLRFFPELWDVRTALAPPVGR, from the coding sequence ATTCTTGGTTTCATGAACAAGCGCGAGCTGGAGCCCGGAATCTTCACCGACCTGGCCGGACGGACGACGTACGGAGAGTATCTGCAGTTGGACAGACTGTTGTCCGCGCAGGTGCCCCGCTCGCAGCCGCCCCACCACGACGAGCTGCTCTTCATCATCCAGCATCAGACGAGCGAGCTGTGGATGAAGCTGCTCGTGCATGAGCTGACGGCCGTCATCCGTTACATCCAGTCGGACAATCTGGAGCCCTCGTTCAAGATCTTCTCCCGCGTGGGCCACATCCAACGCATGCTCTTCGAGCAGTGGAGCGTGTTGGAGACACTCACCCCCAACGAGTACCTCGAGTTCCGCGGTGCGCTCGGACAGGCTTCGGGCTTCCAGAGCCATCAATACCGCGCGTTGGAGTTCCTGCTGGGCCACAAGGACGCCCATGCGCTCGGGCCCTTCCGGCACCTGCCCGGGGTGCATGCGGAGCTGGAGCGCATCCTGGAGTCTCCCAGCGTGTATGACGAGTTCCTGCGCCACCTGGGACGCAAGGGGCTCGGGGTGCCGGCGGACCGCCTCGAACGCGACTGGCGCCAGCCGTATGAGAAGAGCGATGCGGTCATGGAGGTGTTCCGTCACATCTATGAGAACACCGAGCGGTACTGGGACGCCTACGAGATGTGCGAGAAGTTGGTGGATGTGGAGGAGCGTTTCCAGCTCTGGCGCTACCGCCACATGATGACGGTGATGCGAGTCATCGGCTTCAAGCCGGGCACGGGAGGGTCCTCGGGCGTGGGCTTCCTGCGCAAGGCGTTGGATTTGCGCTTCTTCCCCGAGCTCTGGGACGTGCGAACCGCGCTCGCCCCCCCGGTCGGCAGGTAG
- a CDS encoding PadR family transcriptional regulator has protein sequence MSLIGEKGFGLEIIERVREKTNGKISLNEGSVYPALKALEREGLLRSFDGEPMPERGGRPRRYYELTGDGRRVAREQRMALLNLLQPAEAF, from the coding sequence ATGTCACTGATCGGCGAGAAGGGGTTCGGGTTGGAGATAATCGAGCGGGTTCGGGAGAAGACGAACGGGAAGATCAGTCTGAACGAGGGGTCGGTGTATCCGGCGCTCAAGGCGCTCGAGCGGGAGGGGTTGCTGCGCAGCTTCGATGGGGAGCCCATGCCCGAGCGTGGTGGACGTCCGAGGCGGTACTACGAGCTGACAGGGGACGGGCGGCGAGTGGCCAGGGAGCAACGCATGGCCCTGCTCAACCTGTTGCAACCCGCGGAGGCATTCTGA
- a CDS encoding YigZ family protein — translation MEEKRYLVPARLHRVEQEIQRSRFITTVAPAPTVEEAKAFIARVREEFADANHNCWAYVVGPPGSTGMAGMSDDGEPHGTAGRPMLTALLHGSVGDVAVVVTRYFGGTLLGKGGLVRAYTGCVQQGLENLPTTERVRKARLRIELEYASVDGVRRMLATHEAEILSEEYAATVGYQLELPVTRLEAFQTALLDLTNGQVLLEVLDPEK, via the coding sequence ATGGAAGAAAAACGCTACCTCGTCCCGGCACGGCTCCATCGGGTGGAGCAGGAGATCCAGCGCAGCCGCTTCATCACCACGGTTGCCCCAGCTCCGACCGTGGAGGAGGCCAAGGCGTTCATCGCCCGCGTCCGCGAGGAGTTCGCCGATGCCAACCACAACTGCTGGGCGTACGTGGTGGGACCCCCCGGCTCGACTGGAATGGCGGGCATGAGCGATGACGGAGAGCCGCACGGCACTGCGGGCCGGCCCATGCTGACTGCACTACTCCACGGCAGCGTGGGGGATGTGGCTGTCGTCGTCACCCGCTACTTCGGCGGGACGCTCCTGGGCAAGGGCGGATTGGTGCGGGCCTACACTGGCTGCGTCCAGCAGGGGCTCGAGAACCTCCCCACCACCGAGCGCGTGCGTAAGGCCCGCCTGCGCATCGAGCTCGAGTACGCGAGCGTTGATGGTGTCCGCCGGATGCTCGCCACCCATGAGGCCGAGATCCTCTCGGAGGAGTACGCCGCTACCGTGGGGTATCAGCTCGAGCTTCCCGTCACCCGGCTCGAGGCGTTCCAGACCGCGCTGCTCGACCTGACGAACGGACAGGTGCTGCTCGAAGTACTCGACCCCGAGAAGTGA
- a CDS encoding SPW repeat protein, translating into MWARWLNVILGFWLISSPFVLGYRIQEAQLNDLCVGLGVILLELAAIAIPKLRYANTVLALWLIVSPFVLGFGGYRTATLNDVIVGLLVGALSLVWDHRVWTPHRRPLTEA; encoded by the coding sequence ATGTGGGCTCGCTGGTTGAACGTCATCCTGGGCTTCTGGTTGATTTCGAGTCCCTTCGTGCTCGGCTATCGCATCCAGGAGGCACAGCTCAATGATCTGTGCGTGGGCCTGGGCGTCATCCTCCTGGAGCTCGCGGCCATCGCCATCCCCAAGCTGCGCTACGCCAACACCGTGCTCGCCCTGTGGCTCATCGTCTCGCCTTTCGTCCTGGGCTTCGGCGGCTATCGCACCGCGACCCTCAATGACGTCATCGTGGGCCTGCTCGTCGGCGCGCTGTCGCTCGTCTGGGACCACCGGGTGTGGACTCCCCATCGCAGGCCCCTGACCGAGGCCTGA
- a CDS encoding lysophospholipid acyltransferase family protein: protein MRRAFFRFAETGAALSARYHRARLLGAEHLPSEGPVLLVGNHGLWGYETPAFFHLIHRATGRYPLGLAEKGFFKIPLVRTLLPWLGGVEGTRENALASLQEGHLVVCYPGGAWETFKKPRHHYVLRWEGTLGFARLAAQAGVPIVPFAGFGVDDTFLCPDDERLCVPLAPGEKYRVPLGIGLGPLPLPVKMTFIVGAPLRPPPPDAPESRLKHFRDRVASTVLRLLIRACHA, encoded by the coding sequence TTGCGCCGTGCCTTCTTCCGCTTCGCCGAGACGGGCGCGGCGCTCTCGGCGCGCTATCACCGCGCCCGCCTGTTGGGAGCCGAGCACCTGCCCTCCGAGGGCCCGGTGCTGCTCGTGGGCAACCATGGCCTGTGGGGCTACGAGACACCGGCCTTCTTCCACCTCATACACCGTGCAACAGGCCGCTACCCCCTGGGGCTGGCCGAGAAGGGTTTCTTCAAGATACCGCTGGTGCGTACGCTCCTGCCCTGGCTGGGGGGTGTGGAGGGGACACGGGAGAACGCGCTCGCCTCGTTGCAGGAGGGCCACCTCGTCGTCTGCTATCCGGGGGGCGCGTGGGAGACCTTCAAGAAGCCCCGGCACCACTACGTGCTGCGCTGGGAGGGAACGCTTGGCTTCGCGCGGCTCGCGGCCCAGGCCGGGGTGCCCATCGTTCCCTTCGCCGGCTTCGGGGTGGACGACACCTTCCTGTGTCCGGATGACGAGCGGCTGTGCGTGCCCCTCGCGCCCGGAGAGAAGTACCGGGTACCGCTGGGCATCGGCCTGGGTCCGCTGCCACTGCCCGTGAAGATGACCTTCATCGTCGGTGCGCCACTGCGGCCACCACCTCCAGATGCACCCGAGTCCCGGTTGAAACACTTCCGTGACCGCGTCGCCAGCACGGTGCTCCGCCTTCTCATCCGAGCGTGCCATGCGTGA